The Candidatus Woesearchaeota archaeon genome contains a region encoding:
- a CDS encoding class I SAM-dependent methyltransferase family protein: MPILKDSLKNKLTKKQLGLLPSSFDIVGDILIFADFPIELNKKERLIGETLLNLFKNIKVICKKTKKYSGIYRTPTLKIMAGEKRKTTEHMESSCMLRLDAEKCYFSPRLSNERLRISKQVRENETILAMFSGVGPYPVVISKNSKPKEIYSIEINPIACEYQQENILLNKTKNIRLFKGDAKKVVPELNKKFDRILMPLPKGAENFLDLALSAAKKRAIIHFYDFLKEGEFEKGIGKIDKVCKKLKRPYEIMNIVKCGQYKPREFRVCIDFEAK; encoded by the coding sequence ATGCCTATCTTGAAAGACTCGTTAAAAAACAAGCTGACTAAAAAACAACTAGGCTTGTTGCCGTCCTCATTCGACATAGTCGGCGACATCTTGATATTTGCTGACTTTCCTATTGAATTGAATAAAAAAGAAAGGCTAATAGGGGAAACTTTATTGAATTTGTTTAAAAACATAAAAGTCATATGCAAGAAAACAAAGAAATACTCCGGAATATACAGGACGCCAACTTTAAAGATCATGGCAGGAGAAAAAAGAAAAACAACAGAACATATGGAAAGCAGCTGCATGTTAAGGCTTGATGCTGAAAAATGCTATTTCTCGCCAAGATTAAGCAATGAAAGGCTGAGAATATCCAAGCAAGTCAGGGAAAACGAGACGATTCTGGCAATGTTCTCGGGTGTTGGGCCATATCCGGTTGTTATATCCAAAAACTCAAAGCCAAAAGAGATTTACTCGATAGAAATAAACCCGATTGCCTGCGAATACCAGCAGGAAAATATTTTATTGAACAAGACAAAAAACATAAGGCTTTTTAAAGGCGATGCTAAAAAGGTTGTTCCAGAACTAAATAAAAAATTTGACAGAATTTTAATGCCATTGCCGAAGGGGGCTGAGAATTTTCTGGATCTTGCATTATCCGCAGCAAAAAAAAGGGCAATAATCCATTTCTATGATTTTTTGAAAGAAGGCGAATTTGAGAAAGGCATTGGAAAGATCGATAAGGTTTGTAAAAAACTAAAAAGGCCTTATGAAATAATGAACATCGTCAAATGCGGGCAGTACAAGCCGAGGGAATTCAGGGTTTGCATAGATTTCGAGGCAAAATAG
- a CDS encoding flap endonuclease-1: MGVAITELLVKKEIKIGDLKNRIIAVDAPNWLYQFLTTIRQRDGTPLMDSSGNITSHLVGLFSRTANLMDEGLKLVYVFDGKAPALKEEEREKRKQAKIEAEKKYNIAVEKEDIEEMKKYASRTSRLTGEMISEAKELITALGLPVVDAPSEGEAQAAHIAAKGNAYCSASQDADSLLFGATRLVRSLSVAGKRKKTNKLGYVTIQPELITLAETLNELGIDREQLIALAMLIGTDYNNGGIKGIGPKNALKLVKEYGKDFDKMFKDSKWADFFNVEWRVIFDLFKNMPVTDDYKLKWNAVDEEKIKEILAEKHNFSKERVESSLKSLIKKKEEKKQKGLGEFL; this comes from the coding sequence ATGGGCGTTGCAATAACTGAGCTGTTGGTTAAAAAAGAGATAAAAATAGGAGATCTGAAAAACAGAATTATTGCAGTTGATGCGCCTAACTGGCTTTACCAGTTTTTGACAACAATAAGGCAAAGAGATGGAACGCCTTTAATGGATTCTTCCGGCAATATAACCTCGCATCTTGTCGGGTTATTCTCAAGAACAGCTAACCTAATGGATGAGGGGCTAAAGCTTGTTTATGTTTTTGACGGGAAAGCTCCTGCACTGAAAGAAGAAGAAAGAGAAAAAAGAAAGCAGGCAAAAATTGAGGCTGAAAAAAAATACAATATTGCAGTTGAAAAGGAAGATATTGAAGAGATGAAGAAATATGCTTCCAGAACATCAAGATTGACAGGCGAGATGATCAGTGAAGCGAAAGAGCTGATCACTGCGCTTGGATTGCCTGTTGTTGATGCGCCTTCAGAAGGAGAAGCCCAGGCAGCGCACATTGCTGCAAAAGGGAATGCTTACTGCTCGGCATCGCAGGATGCAGACAGCTTATTGTTCGGAGCAACAAGGCTCGTGAGGAGCTTAAGCGTTGCCGGGAAAAGGAAGAAAACGAACAAGCTCGGTTATGTGACGATACAGCCTGAGCTGATAACGCTTGCTGAAACATTGAATGAATTGGGCATTGATAGGGAGCAGTTAATTGCTTTAGCTATGCTTATCGGAACTGATTACAACAATGGCGGAATCAAGGGAATCGGGCCGAAAAACGCATTAAAGCTTGTAAAAGAATATGGCAAGGATTTTGACAAGATGTTCAAAGATTCAAAATGGGCTGATTTCTTCAATGTTGAATGGAGAGTCATATTCGATTTGTTCAAAAACATGCCTGTAACAGATGACTATAAGCTGAAATGGAATGCTGTTGATGAAGAAAAGATAAAAGAGATTTTGGCTGAAAAGCACAATTTCTCTAAAGAGAGGGTTGAAAGCTCTTTGAAAAGCTTGATCAAGAAGAAAGAAGAAAAAAAGCAAAAGGGGTTGGGTGAGTTTCTCTAA
- the endA gene encoding tRNA-intron lyase, which produces MAEESKEDQNKERQIEKKPREAVTAIFSRERIITEDSDASRELYNQSRYGVVLANNKVQLSLLEGLYLMEKGRLKVTDDRNKEVSFDNFLKKAKKVEPNFWIRYCVFKDIRDRGYIIKTALKFGADFRIYDRGVKPGEDHAKWIVYPVHEGESLTWYEFAAKNRVAHSTKKRLLIGVVDDEADVSYWEIRWVRP; this is translated from the coding sequence ATGGCTGAGGAAAGCAAAGAAGATCAGAACAAGGAACGGCAAATTGAGAAAAAGCCAAGAGAAGCAGTCACAGCTATTTTTTCAAGAGAGAGGATCATCACAGAAGACAGCGATGCTAGCCGCGAACTTTACAACCAGAGCAGATATGGCGTTGTTCTCGCAAACAATAAAGTTCAGCTCTCCCTTCTTGAAGGGCTTTATTTAATGGAGAAAGGAAGGTTGAAGGTTACTGATGACCGGAACAAAGAAGTTAGTTTCGATAACTTTCTTAAAAAAGCAAAAAAAGTAGAGCCTAATTTCTGGATAAGATACTGCGTTTTCAAGGATATAAGGGACAGAGGCTACATAATAAAGACAGCATTAAAGTTCGGCGCAGATTTCCGCATTTATGACCGCGGTGTAAAGCCAGGAGAGGATCATGCAAAATGGATTGTTTATCCCGTGCATGAAGGCGAAAGCCTGACATGGTATGAGTTTGCCGCCAAGAACAGGGTTGCGCATTCCACAAAGAAAAGGCTTCTTATCGGAGTTGTGGATGACGAGGCAGATGTGAGCTATTGGGAGATTAGATGGGTAAGGCCATAA
- the rnz gene encoding ribonuclease Z: protein MEIVFLGTSCMVPTKERNHSALLLTYKNEGILVDCGEGTQRQLRIADIRPTRITKILISHWHGDHVLGLPGLLQTLSASGYPGTLEIYGPAGTKKRFKAMFQAFVFDCNIDLKISEIKKRKFFENEDFYLEALELEHKIKSFGFNFIEKDRRKVDIAAVKKLGIPQGPLVGKLQQGENIIFKNKKITPKEATFIEKGKKITIINDTVLCKSCYDLAKDADLLICEAAYTSKLEEKAQEYKHLTAKQAALLAGKSNVKKLIITHFSQRYKTTEELFEDAKEAFDNVLCAYDFMKVEI from the coding sequence ATGGAAATCGTATTTTTAGGGACATCCTGCATGGTGCCGACCAAGGAAAGGAATCACAGCGCGCTTCTGCTTACTTACAAGAACGAAGGCATTTTAGTTGACTGCGGAGAGGGAACGCAAAGGCAGCTGAGAATAGCAGACATCAGGCCCACAAGAATTACGAAGATACTGATAAGCCACTGGCACGGAGATCATGTTCTTGGTCTTCCGGGCTTACTGCAGACATTGAGCGCAAGCGGGTATCCTGGAACACTGGAGATTTACGGGCCAGCAGGAACAAAAAAACGATTTAAGGCAATGTTTCAGGCTTTTGTCTTTGACTGCAACATAGACTTAAAAATAAGCGAGATAAAGAAAAGAAAATTCTTTGAAAATGAGGACTTTTATCTGGAAGCCCTGGAGTTAGAGCACAAAATCAAATCATTCGGCTTTAATTTCATTGAAAAAGACAGGAGAAAAGTTGACATTGCCGCAGTAAAGAAGCTTGGCATTCCGCAGGGCCCATTAGTTGGAAAGCTGCAGCAGGGAGAGAATATAATCTTCAAAAACAAAAAAATAACTCCAAAAGAAGCAACATTCATTGAAAAGGGAAAGAAGATAACAATAATAAATGACACTGTTCTGTGCAAATCCTGCTATGATCTGGCAAAAGACGCTGATTTGCTGATCTGCGAAGCTGCTTACACTTCAAAACTTGAAGAAAAAGCTCAGGAATACAAGCACCTTACAGCAAAGCAGGCAGCATTATTGGCGGGCAAGTCAAACGTCAAAAAACTGATAATAACGCATTTCAGCCAGAGATACAAAACAACAGAAGAGCTGTTTGAAGATGCGAAAGAAGCTTTTGACAATGTTTTGTGCGCGTATGATTTTATGAAAGTAGAGATTTAA
- a CDS encoding NFYB/HAP3 family transcription factor subunit, with translation MPEKRIIPLAAMEKILKNAGAERVSDKAKAAMKAVLEEIADDIAQQAIKFSMHAGRRTVKADDIKLAAKS, from the coding sequence ATGCCTGAAAAAAGAATTATTCCTTTGGCTGCAATGGAGAAGATCCTGAAAAATGCAGGCGCAGAAAGAGTTTCTGACAAGGCGAAGGCTGCAATGAAGGCTGTTCTGGAAGAGATCGCTGATGACATTGCGCAGCAGGCGATCAAGTTTTCAATGCATGCAGGAAGAAGGACAGTAAAGGCAGACGATATAAAGCTGGCTGCAAAATCTTAG
- a CDS encoding Holliday junction resolvase, translated as MSRKSKGINAERELIHKFWAVNGWAAVRVAGSGSMKYPSADILAGNSIRKLAIESKVINDTKKYFTEEEIKDLKDFSTLFGAEPWLAIKFKKEQWFFIPADDVEKTETNLVVSLEMTKRKGLLFEELLRY; from the coding sequence ATGAGCAGGAAAAGCAAGGGGATAAATGCCGAAAGGGAGCTGATCCACAAGTTCTGGGCTGTAAATGGATGGGCTGCTGTCCGCGTTGCTGGATCTGGCTCTATGAAATACCCGAGCGCAGACATTTTGGCAGGCAACAGCATAAGAAAGCTAGCAATTGAAAGCAAAGTGATAAACGATACAAAAAAATATTTCACAGAAGAAGAGATCAAAGACCTCAAAGACTTTTCAACCCTGTTCGGCGCAGAGCCATGGCTGGCTATAAAATTCAAGAAAGAGCAGTGGTTCTTTATACCGGCAGATGATGTTGAAAAAACAGAAACAAACTTAGTTGTCAGCCTGGAAATGACCAAGAGAAAGGGATTGCTGTTTGAAGAGCTGTTAAGGTATTGA
- a CDS encoding HAD hydrolase-like protein, translating into MNRLVLFDIDETLLDISRGHISAFSEAFKKVYGIETSINIIRHPGMTDQQIILEVLKKNGLDKSTIKSGLKECVKVMIDSFNKSIGNEKIVVLDGVYELLKGLNKNNVLMGLVTGNLEPIARGKLKKVSLNHYFKVGGFGSDDMNRTNLVKLAIKRAGEDFGFKFNDNVFIFGDTPRDVKAGKEANIKTIGVTTGSYSKEQLEAAGADFILENLKDIDKILEIIL; encoded by the coding sequence ATGAATAGATTAGTTTTATTTGATATTGACGAAACATTGCTCGATATTTCGAGAGGGCATATTTCTGCATTTTCCGAAGCTTTTAAGAAAGTGTATGGCATAGAAACAAGTATCAATATAATCCGTCATCCTGGAATGACTGACCAGCAAATAATACTTGAAGTTCTTAAGAAGAATGGATTAGACAAATCAACAATAAAATCAGGATTGAAAGAATGCGTGAAAGTAATGATTGACTCTTTTAATAAAAGCATTGGCAATGAAAAAATCGTTGTATTAGATGGCGTCTATGAATTATTAAAAGGGTTGAATAAAAATAATGTTCTGATGGGGCTTGTAACTGGTAATTTAGAACCGATTGCAAGAGGAAAATTAAAAAAGGTTAGTTTAAATCATTACTTTAAAGTTGGTGGTTTTGGCAGCGACGATATGAATAGAACAAATCTTGTCAAACTGGCAATAAAAAGAGCTGGAGAAGATTTTGGTTTTAAGTTTAATGATAACGTTTTTATTTTCGGAGATACTCCGCGAGACGTGAAAGCTGGAAAAGAAGCAAATATAAAAACAATTGGCGTTACAACAGGGAGTTATTCAAAAGAACAATTAGAAGCCGCTGGTGCTGATTTTATTTTAGAAAATTTGAAAGATATAGACAAAATTTTAGAAATAATATTATAA
- a CDS encoding HAD family phosphatase — MKCAVIFDMDGVLVDSTKYIWDSFNELLKSYDVHFKEKEIKAQLGLSLRDQLKIWKEKYGIGLELKKFSKKAGNLELKLIGENMKVNPGLLELLNELKKNNVPMGVATSSLKWRAKKILKLLKLDNYFSEVIAADDVAKHKPNPHLFLMAAKRLNVPPKYCVVIEDAASGIEAAKRGRMKSIGYLTQYHTKAELCKADLIIKNFSELSYHRIKKLFA; from the coding sequence ATGAAGTGCGCGGTAATATTTGATATGGATGGAGTTCTAGTAGACTCTACTAAATATATTTGGGATTCTTTTAACGAGTTATTGAAAAGCTACGATGTCCATTTTAAAGAAAAAGAAATTAAAGCGCAGTTAGGACTTTCCCTTAGAGACCAACTTAAAATCTGGAAAGAAAAGTACGGGATTGGCTTAGAGTTAAAAAAATTTTCAAAAAAAGCCGGAAATTTAGAACTTAAGTTAATTGGAGAAAATATGAAAGTCAACCCTGGGCTGTTAGAACTTTTAAATGAGCTCAAGAAAAACAATGTTCCTATGGGCGTCGCCACATCTTCATTGAAGTGGCGCGCTAAAAAAATCCTTAAACTATTAAAGCTTGATAATTATTTTTCAGAAGTCATTGCTGCAGATGATGTAGCAAAACACAAGCCAAATCCGCATTTGTTTTTGATGGCAGCTAAAAGGCTGAATGTGCCGCCAAAATACTGCGTTGTAATCGAAGATGCTGCTAGCGGCATTGAAGCAGCAAAGCGAGGGCGCATGAAATCCATAGGCTATCTTACTCAATATCACACAAAAGCCGAATTATGCAAGGCAGATTTGATAATAAAAAATTTCTCTGAACTTTCTTATCATAGAATCAAAAAGCTTTTTGCATAG